The DNA segment TTACTTGTCATTTTCGCTTGGTTTCGTTTACATTATTCATCAGCTCAAAAACCCATATTTTGCCAAATATAGACAATCACCTATGTATGTATAAACCAGAAAGATAATTAATCGCACTGGGAAATTAAATGGTTTATAGCAATCCAGAATAAGTAAGTGGCTTATAACCCAAAATGTTCCATTTGACAAGGACTTAAGATGCAGCAAGAGACTGAAGTAATATCCAAGCTTCCCATTACTAAATATCCATAGTCCTGTGAGAATGTAACCAGACATTTAATATGGGGTAATATACAGAACATTTGTCATTGCCATTGTTATTCTGCAAACTTGAGGGTGGTGTTATATACAGCAACATACATTGCATTACTTTatcatcagttcatgcattccctgggattTAACCCCATGACCTTTGTGTTACTagtgccatgctctactgtttatGCTACAGGGATGCTTGGCCATTTTTCCAGTTCATACaatcaattaaatttttcttctaaattttaGAGCTTTTTTGTATGATATTCACCCTTTAATGTGTCAAATATTTAAGGCACTTACACTTACAGACTTTGTAAAatgttacagagaaaaactgggcAACACACACTTAAGGCCTCAGATCACATATTACCAGACCTTGTATAGTTGACAAATGACAAATGAAAGTATCTGTTATATAATTGGCTCAAAATAGAATCTGTGTACATCATACATTACGCAATTTTCTCTGAATTCTTACTGGCCATATTTGCAGGCTGGCTCTGGCTTTCTAGCATCAACTCCTCTAGACTGCAAATCAGCTGAATGTCTGTCCAAATGTcatgcagtttgtgtgtgtatcgTGAAGTTTGGAATTGAACAAACCAAAACGTTAATTAAtgcaacatttgttttattttaactatcCATTCAGCCATTGAAGCTCACAAAATATTTCAAGCAAATCCACAGTTAAAAACCAACATTCACCGTTTCAGTGCACTGTAATTGATGCAAACACACTTGTGATAAGAATAAGTTAGATTTTAAGTTAAGTTCTTTTGTGTTATGGTGTAGTAGagtacattacaaaataaaaaataaataactatgtccatataatttaaataaataggcTAATACAACAGCAAAGCACTATTTTACAACATGTTAGACAGGACTTTTGGATCTTCTCATTGCACTTTGTCATGCTTTTCTGTGTAGGCCCGATTAAACACCATGAGAAAGTCATTTAATGCCCCTCCTTGGATTGTTCCATTTTTTACCTTTGAGAGAATAAACATATGTATCagatataatatcatatatcCAAACCGGCCTTTGACTTTATGGTAACTTCTTTAAAACAGCAATTCAGCAACTGAAAATGTAGACTTTTGTTCTATTTATGTTTACCTTGACTGAGTGAATGTCCTGAAGCTCTCTCCATACTTTATGTTCGTCACTGTACTTGTGTTTCAGCTTGTTCACCTCAGCCAGAACATCTGTTAGACTGGCTTTCACATCTTTCTCCTCAGACTTGTTGAGCATGTCTTGGAAAATGTCTTCATAGATTTTCAGCATTCTTTCGAGCAACAGTTCCTGACAAGTGCAGGAAGTCTTGGACTAGGAGAAACAAGTATCATtagcataaaaacattaaattgcattttcaaattttttgcactttttcacAGTACAAACTTACATTCAGCTGATCCAGATGAGACACAAAAACCGACTTTCCAAACCATTCTGGGCCTTTTGTGTTCTAAAGAAGGTGGGCACAAAATAGCGACCGTTATGAATAAATGACGCTACGTTGCTTGTGAATCTTTACCCCTATTCGAAGATCAAACTGTCACAAAGTTCAATATGCAATAGATGTGGTTTCTGAATTACCTGGTCTGCTTGATAATATTAGCTGAAATACAGATATGAGTTGCATCTAAAGTGATTCATCTTGCCTACACAAAGTCACTTTGAAATCGGCTGCAGAAGTTCATGACAGTAGACATCACTTACATAATGCGCTTGCAGATTCTGGATATTTGTATTCAGCATTTGGATCTTGTTGCTTTTGGACCGTGGAAATCTGAACGCTTTGGTTGTCTGAAGAGATGCTATCGACAGAAGTCCACACAGCAGAACCATGTTGAGCCAAGAATCCATTCTTTgggtttgtgtttcagtgttgtgAATCAGGCGATTTTAAGCACAACGTTGTGACCTGATGCTAGTCAGCAGGTGAGTGTTGATGAGCGGAAAGGGGCCGGGGGTTTATATAGGTGCACAAACTAAAAAGAGCAACAGTATGAAGGCGGAAGTGGAGGTTTTGTGGTTTATGTGGGCTACTTTTCTATAAAGGTTTCCTTTAAATCAGAGATGTAATGCTCTCCATACCCCAGGGGCAACTTGAACGATTCATAAGGTTTCATATGACTGGACACAGTGGCCTTTGAGAATAGCCAAGGTTGCAATCTGCTTTCGGACAATCATGAAACTGGGTTGTGGGCTTGTCGACATGCGCACGCCATTAGTCATTACCAAACTGAAAGTTGGGTCTttatcagatattattttttgtgtgtgaaaaggaAACTTGGCGTCATGGTATCAACTAGTTTTATATCTGCCAACTTTTATATCTGGCAACTTACAATCTAACTGCCATCTGCCATCTGCCATCAATGTGCATTAATATGCATTGTTTGCATGCATGTCTGTAATTGCATATGTCTGCATATGCATTTTTACcacaagcgttttttttttttaatgtgtgaaagtgcatgtatgcatgtacttttgtatatttggtgCTGCAAAAGCAAAGTCTTATTACCCAGTTGCCAAAAAACATACTGCATACTGCATAATGTAAACATACTGCATACTTTTGGAACTTTTCATTTCTTATGCATTACTTTGCATTGGTGGTTAATTTGTGGTGATGTACATTTGCTTAATCTACAGCTTACTGGCTGTGGCCATTAGTTTTTCAGTTGAATTTCCCTTCAAATACTGTGGTGTAGCAACAAACATCAGTTCTTTGAATCTGAACCTCAAAAAGTGAAGAAGTAAATGAAGCTGTGCACAGTATGCTGAGGGATGGATTGTGTatacattaaagaaattaaaggagtcatcggatgcccattttccacaagttgatattattctttagggtcttaattaAAAGTCTGTAACAtgatttggttaaaatttctcaatggtagtgtaaaaacatctttttaccctgtcaaaaacagctcttttcagagcaagccgttttgtagcaatttcctttaaatgttaatgagctctgctgaccccgcccctctcttccaagccactctctgagagactgtttactttagccgcattcatcatgaaacttgctaatcAGCACATTATTacgaaaggcgatttgcaaagattcattaaaaaaaaccttatactcactttttctgtaggTGAAGATGTACCAAGAATGATTCGTGCGAAGATAGGCACATTTAAgtagatcgggggcacattcgcttcagaaacaaatgttatccactgcgtcttcagcagctcagatgccgggagtaaatgatgactgctatgttcattattacattcaacaacaaaacacctcagtcccttaggagacattcttgtctacatctggtccgggactgatgacagctcactcaagGCAGTTATAAGGTAAGACACCAgcccagtctgtgctgaaatgccactgtcaatcaaactatcgtgggaggggcctgtctgtgtgacgtcacaatgacaggcatctgagattggcTCGATTTGAAAAATGGgttaaagattttagtagattaaaaaaaaaaacactgggtgggtctttatcattatagggtgcttgtgtacacacactgccaacgcacatttcagttcaaacaacttgtaaaagtgcatgtagcatccgatgaccccttaaACGaactaattgcattttttttctcaaattaattgtgattaatcctgcctaacattaaagtttataaatatacttttatattgaaattatttcacattcaatcttcagaatcagaatgagctttattgccaggtatgtttaaaCATACAAggaaatttgttttagtgacagaagctccacagtgcaacagaatgacagtgacaagacaggacacataataaaaagaataacataaaaatatacaaaatagacaatgtacaaaaagcaaaaacacaatatgtaatatagaaaattatgtatgtacaggtatgatatgtgcaaatttgaaatgtaaataagtatgtgtgttaaataaatactagtgttgtgtgttccacgattattgttaagtgttcatgagatggattgcctgagggaagaaactgttcctgtgtctggtcaatctggtgctcagtgctctgtagcgtcgaccagatggcaacagttcaaagagggagtgtgctggatgtgaggggtccagaatgattttgctagccctttggttactctggatgagtacagtccttggagagaagggagggttgtaccagtgattcgctcagcagttcggactatcctctgtagtctattgaggtcagatttggtagctgattgaaccagacagttatagaagtgcagaggatggatttgatgatggtggagtagaactgtttcagaagctcttgtggcaggttgaacttcctcaactggcaaaggaagtacaacctctgctgggccttttaaACAATTgactcaatgtgattgtcccacttcaggtcctgagagatagtggtgcccaggaacttGAATGTCTCCACTGTCgttacagtgctgttcatgatggtgagtggagggagagctgaagtccacgatcatctccacagttttgagtgtgttaagccagctctttaacctcctgtctgtaagcagactcgtcaccatcctgaatgaggccgatgagtgtggtctcgtctgcaaacttcaggagcttgacagagtggtctttagatgtgcagtcattggtgtagagagagaagagcagtgggcAGAGGACACAACCCTTGGGGGTACTAGTGCTGATCATACGGGTGCTGGATgagtattttcccagcctcactagctgctgcctgcctgtcaggaagctggtgatccactgacagatggaggtgggcacagagagctgagttaattTGGGCAGGAgtaggtttgggatgatagtgttattAAAAGccaagctgaagtccacaaacaggggacttgatcctcacataagtcccttaTCTGTATAGATATTGCAGGATGTGATGCAGTCCCAAGTTGACTGTATCATCCACAGATCTGTTTGCTCTGTAGCACTGCTCtatgtgcttttcttctcttgttctttctgaagacctggcgcacgtCATCGTCACTGATCTGGAGtgctggggtgggggggggggttgcaggaggtgtgaatggtgttttttcaaacctgcaataaaacCCAATTCAGATTGTcttttcaaacctgcaataaaacCCAATTCAGATTGTCTGCCAGTTGTTGaatctccacagtgctgggggatggtttcttgtaattggtgatgtctttcagacctttccacactgaagcaggATCACTGGAAAAGAATTAGTTCTTTAGCTTTCCAgtataattcctctttgccactctgatctccttttccagtgtgtatttggcctgtttatacaagaatCTGTCCCCATTCCTGCAAGCAACTTCTTTGGCCTGacagagctgtctgagttttgcagtgaaccatggtttatCATTGTTGTTGGTtaaatgagtcctggtaggaatgcacgtcttcacagaaactgatataagatgttacagtctctgtgagctcattCATATAAATCCCCAaccagttaattaataaaaatcttcaaaatcCTTAACTGCTTCATTACTCAATACATTCACAGCCCTTAATACAgtataatatcattataatacaataatgaactaaaaatataacatgaactatttttatataaatatacataaagttatcaaacacaaaatactaaatcaaaattatttactcttttttcttttgttctttgattaacagacatcacatcAGCTgggttattagttttttttttggctgctattactttaagagctgctgctgctgaacgtGAAGCTGAACGTGACACAGATCTGATACGCATGCACATAGTTTCATTCacgctttaatatgaaatgatacaggctacaTGCATTTGTGCATGCAATAGAAGAGCACGTTCTACGAGTACAGTATTACGGCTGACACAACAGGAAAACTAGTTTTTACTGACATGATGGCCTGACAATATGTCATCTGTCCaaagttcactgttgttctactgaagttCCCTTATTACCCGTAGCTTTTCGGCACTTGTTTGACTAGCGCTGAGGCGAAGTGGAGTGTGCGTCTGAAAAGTCACTACGTTCTGcatctaaataaacacaattcttgtcaagaaaaaaagagccagaagcagcagttgtgagtggggtggccaaccctagccccACCCCTGGATTAACtgccttaaatattttaaacgcagttaaactggaaaaataaatcaCCTGCTTTGACATGCTAATTTTGACAGTACTAGTTATTATCAAAGTCTTGGTTCAGCATTTTACATACATGTCTTTAAGTATTGGTTCCcatatgagatatatataaatgtgtcattatgaatatgttttgataatgacacatttttttatttattgtctatttattcattcattcattcttcaaaACGTGTTTGAACATCATCTTTTTGTATGTGCATTTTATAAATAACCACACAACacataaattaatgcaaaatttgtaattttatttgtttaacagtCCAgtggaataataaataatactaatttaaataactgtCTATACAGCAAGAGAAATTAAGATGATTCTTGGTGATTGTCTCTCTCGGTTTTCCTCAGTAGGCCAGATCATACAAAATGAGAAAGGAATTTAGTGCTCCTTTCTGGTTTGTGCCATTTTTCACCTGAATTGAgaacaaacatatacagtatgtcataTATCATAACCaacatttaactttaatttacagacagtgttggggaaagttacttttaaaagtaaataattacaatattgcGCTATTCCATTAAAAAGTAACTACTTTTtactttatggaaagtaatgcattacattacttttacattacttttttgtcatctgggctgggctttcttatttgttttttaataacaaaaacccaaagttatatttttggtaactgatttatttaaaagtaatgtgttactttactaatTTCTTCTGATCACGTATCtcgtgttacttgtaatgcgttacccccaacactggttacAGCTCAACTAGAAATTATAATCTTGGCAATCATCACAACATTTATGGACAACGTCTATAATCTTTATTAGTACCTCGACTGAGTGAATGTCCTGAAGCTCCCTCCATACTTTCTGTTCTTCACTGTACTTGTGTCTCAGTATTTTCACCTCAGTCATTACATCTGTTAGCCTGGTTTTCGTTTCTTCATTCTCAGCTTTCCCTCTCAGGTCTTGCAAAATTGTTTCAGTGATGTTCAACATTCTATCAAGCAGCAGCGACTGACAAGTGCAGGAGGCCTTGGACTAAAAGAAATAAGTATCATTAGCATCCtatccaattttatttatttatttttcagattttagcaTTATCAGCAGTAACAACAGTATGAATACTTACATTCAGCTGGTGCAGATGGGAAAGCAAAACAGATTTTCCAAACCATTCTTTGTCAGTTGTATGctaaaaagcagaaataaaagagtggcttttataaattaattgcatTGCCCCATAGCAGTGTTATCCATCTTATACTGGCATCACCATACTGCAATATCAAACTGAGGAATCAAGAAATTTATGCTTgcacaaaacatgtttaaaatcaaTGCAGAAGTCACCAGCAAACACTACTTACATAATGCTTTTGCAGAGGTTCGATTTTTTCTCTTAAGTTCTTCAGCATTTGCTCTTTGTCATTTTGGGACTGTGGAAGTCTGGCTCCGACGGTTCCTTGAAGAGACACTATTAGGAGAAGTGCACATATCAGGTGCACCATGTTAagccaacaatacatttttgCTAAACACACAGCTGTAAACACAGTGCCGGAACGTGACGCTAGTCAGCAGGTGAGTGATTTTGATGAGGATGGGGCTGTGGGTTTATATAGGTGCACAACTAAGAGCAACGACATGATGGTGACAGGGGAAGCCCATCTGGTTTGGGGTTTCTTCGAAAAAGGTTTTCTGTATTCCGGAGATATCCTGCATTCACCCAACCCCAAACCCATTGGGCAGCTTTCATAAGGATTCATATGACTGTTGTTTATCAAACATTGCCATAGTTGCAAGCCACCGAACAAGCCTTCAAGAAACGACTGTAGGTTGCCGGCCTGTTCAGATGAACTGACTCAGCATATTGAAAGCTAGATCACcagcacatatacagtataaacttaGAGATTATGGTATTATTTGAAAACTAATGGCTATCcttttttcctgtttgttgtGTTATGCAAGTATAGCATTTGTGTATTAAagtcccccccccacacacacacacacaaaaagaggtTTTGATAAATCACAATTATGTCATAAAAACTCTAAAATGTTGATgttattcaaaataacaaaatactaagtcataattatgagataaattcTAATTATGACATACTATTAAAAGTTAAAGAGATAAAAAGTTGATATTATGAAGTAAAAGTTGAAACTGACAGTTGAAAGGTTATGAGTCACaatcaaaatgacttttttatgttgtaatttcacaattttatttcaaaattatgacttcatgttttaatttcagttccggtttctcatttttatttaagaattttgtTTTATCTCATGTCTGGTTTCTCAGTTATGATTTAGTATCTCAGTGTCAGCTTTTTATCTCATAGCTTTTCACctcataatttgtatttttcatgaTGATGATGTGGCAGAAATTAGCTTTCATTGGGTATTTTCAGTAAAATCAGacttttgtgtgtctgtgtgtgtgtgtgtgtgtgtgtgattttacatCCATCTTAAATCTCTTCCATCTCACTTTTCAAATTCTCATTAAATGTAATGGTATTCTTGTATAGTTTAATGCATGACATTCGATTCTTTTGTGATTGTGTTGACATAGATGATTATCTAAAACATCCATCCACATTTAATTTGAACCTTTATgtacatgcatttataaatgcattgctgcacatgcatttgtttaaattttgaaGTGCACTTGAGCTTCTGTGACACAAGACCTACTTATTATAAAACTGCTAAAAGATAAAATCaaacatgttttgtatttttgatcccATATGCATTTCTGTAGCATTTGCGGTTAATCTGTGGTTTGCTTAAGATTTGCTTAAGTTACATTTTACAGCCTGTGGCCACACAGTTTTTCAGTTGAATTCCCCATCATACATACTGTTGTGTGTCAACGTCAGTTCTCTGAATCTGAACCTCAGAAATCATCTAAAACGAGTATGTCACTGCACTTAAAACCGTGTAGTTCAAGTTGTGCATGGGTATGCTCAGTGAGCATGATGAACAGTGAGATGAATagatctgaaaaatgaaaatgttttctggaaTCACCAGGTGGCATTACTGGGTAAAAGCACATGCAACTACTTGCAATTTTTAAGAATCAGCCATTCCTCAAAAACAATACAACTATTACAATAGGCTTACATGTAAGTGGCTCCAGCTAAATGATGCTTTtgagtaaatatatttctttaatatgtaactattttcttttttgttagatTTCTACTTCTACTGTTTTACAGTTATCTGATTGCACTCAGAACGTTGAATCAAACATAAAAAGATACTTCAGCTgcacttaaaacaacaacaaaatatgaaaatatcattGGTTTTCAAGAAATATAGTACAACATACATTTCAAGTAAAATATATCAGGTTGTAAATGATAATACAAGATATGTTATCCATATTGAAGacaaaaagtcattttctggttgtcGACTAGCTACTGGTGAATCATGTTCATGCTGTAGTAAATGTGATAAACTAAACTTGTGGTAAATGCATTTCTGAtaacatccactaaaaatcactttGAGACCAGCGTGGGTACAGAAATGGCTTGGAAAAGTAAAGTTAGTTCAGTGAAAGGGTTAACACactttcatttatattaataacacaGTATTATAGTGTTCTAATAACTACTACTGACAAATACCTAAATAGTGAAAACTGTTTGTGGTCTAATTGGCTAGTGGTTTTAGTAGTCATCACTTTAAAAAAGTGTGGTAACGCTTTAGAATGCTGTTCTTTCATTAATGAATAACCACACAGGACAAATGGGTAACACAATATTAACATTCTAGTAACTACTATTAACTACCAAGAAACTGATTGAGTGCTGTTACTAATTCCTAGTAGTTCTCTGCGTGGTatgaaaaaagttgtttttgattcactaataGTGAGCTACCACATGCAACTGAGTGTTGTTATGTACTCTTATTTTATTGTTAGTTAGTGATAGAAAAGTATTCTAAAGTTTTACCACCCAGTGTTCACTAAAACTACCAACCAGTTGGACCACAGATAGTTTCCACAATGAATTACAAGAGGGCATTTCTGTGACACATCCAACCCCAACCTTTACCATCCGCATGTCGAGATAGATCGAAACTGTGTCACTGCAAGGTTTTACCAAGTAATTTAACTCTATACTATCTATGAATCGATGTGAACCTGTGCGCAtacgtttttaaaaatgtaagtcgTTGACGAAGACGACGAACCATGAGCGAAAAGAGTTGGGTCGAGGGCCTTCTAGTCTCCACTCCTTATTGGAAAAGAGAGTGATTCAGCTGTATTGTTAGCTGAGTCATTGAATCAATGACCTAAGTGCTTCCTCCGCGGCCTCTCCATCTGCGTAGCAGCTTAACTGTGAGTTTCCAGTGAGCTTGCTGTGGTCTGGTGCTGGCTTAGCGCTGCAGTTTCTGAGCACAGGA comes from the Cyprinus carpio isolate SPL01 chromosome B4, ASM1834038v1, whole genome shotgun sequence genome and includes:
- the LOC122137017 gene encoding interferon gamma-related-like, with the translated sequence MDSWLNMVLLCGLLSIASLQTTKAFRFPRSKSNKIQMLNTNIQNLQAHYNTKGPEWFGKSVFVSHLDQLNSKTSCTCQELLLERMLKIYEDIFQDMLNKSEEKDVKASLTDVLAEVNKLKHKYSDEHKVWRELQDIHSVKVKNGTIQGGALNDFLMVFNRAYTEKHDKVQ
- the ifng1r gene encoding interferon gamma related precursor; this translates as MYCWLNMVHLICALLLIVSLQGTVGARLPQSQNDKEQMLKNLREKIEPLQKHYHTTDKEWFGKSVLLSHLHQLNSKASCTCQSLLLDRMLNITETILQDLRGKAENEETKTRLTDVMTEVKILRHKYSEEQKVWRELQDIHSVEVKNGTNQKGALNSFLILYDLAY